The Chlorobaculum sp. MV4-Y genome contains the following window.
CATCGGAGAGGTCGGGGTGCTTGATGACGACGCCTTCGTCGTCGCACTGGCCGTTGATACCGATCACCTCCGGGTGAACTTTCTTGCCGTAGATCACTACCTGGTAGCCGAGCTGGTGCAGCATTTTCGCGGTCTTCTGCAATTTGGCCACCACCGGGCAGGTGGTGTCGGTGATTGCGAGGTTGTTGCGGCGGGCGGTTTCGTAGGTCGAGGGCGGCTCGCCGTGAGCGCGGATCAGCACCTCGGCGTTCCGCAACTTCTCGAACGCCGGAATGTCGATGGTCTCCATGCCGAGCGCTTCGAGCCGCTTGACCTCCACCTCGTTGTGCACCACGTCGCCGAGGCAGTACAGCTCGCCGGCCTCTGCGAGTTTCTCTTCGGCAACGTGAATCGTGCCCTGCACGCCGATGCAGAAGCCGGATGATGTTCTGTCAAGATTGATTTTCACGATCGTCTCTCCGGAATGGTAAGGCCCGCGCCTTTCAAGGTTCAGATTTTGCCGGAAAAGATACAATTAAAATGGGAAAGGCAATGAGGTGGTGATCTGACAGAACAGTCCGTTCCGACAGATCTGCGGGAACCTTGCGGATTTTCGGGACAGGGCAACCGCAAGGGATTGCCCCTACATTTCGACCAGCTCGACGTCGGGGAGTTCGGTCCCCATGAAGAGGCGGTAGAGTTCGCGGAATTTCTGGGGAAGATCGCTGACCATGAGGTGCGGCAGTGCTTTTTCGGCGCTCTGGTTCAAGATGCCACGAGCCGAGAGGAGTTCTCCAGCTTTTTCGGCGACCGCTTCGGCGGAGTCGATGATGGTGATTTCCGGCCCGGCGATGCTTTCGATGACCTTGCGGAGAATCGGGTAGTGCGTGCAGCCAAGCACCAGCGTGTTGATCTCCTTTCCGGCGAAGGCTGACAGGTACTCTTCGGCAACGAGTCGGGTGGCGGGGTGGTCGATGAAGCCCTCTTCGGCGAGCGGCACGAAGAGCGGGCAGGCTTTCGGAAAAACTTCGAGCGCGTCGTTTTCATCCCGAATCGCGCAGGTGTAGGCGTTCGAGCCGATGGTGGCCTGGGTGCCGATGACGCCGATGCGGCCCGATTTCGTGCGCCTGGCAGCCAGCTCCGCGCCCGCCTTCAGTACGCCGATGACCGGAATGCCTCCGGCGGTTTGCTCGACTACGTCGAGCGCGAGCGCCGACACGGTGTTGCACGCCACAATGATCAGCTTCGGCTGGTGCTTCATCAACAGTTCGGTGTCCTCGCGGGCGTACTTCCGAATCGTGACCTGCGATTTCGGGCCGTACGGTACGCGAGCCGTGTCGCCAAAGTATATCAGCCGCTCGGCAGGCAGCGCGGCCTGCACCGCCTTGACGACGGTGAGGCCGCCAATGCCCGAGTCGAAAATGCCGATCGGGCTGTCGGCTGAAATCTTGTGCTGCGGCATGGCGTTTTACACGTTAAACCGGAAAGTGATCACATCACCATCCTTGACGACATATTCTTTGCCTTCAGAGCGCATTTTGCCGGCCTCCTTCACTTTCTGCTCCGAGCCGAGGGCGATCAGG
Protein-coding sequences here:
- the murI gene encoding glutamate racemase, which translates into the protein MPQHKISADSPIGIFDSGIGGLTVVKAVQAALPAERLIYFGDTARVPYGPKSQVTIRKYAREDTELLMKHQPKLIIVACNTVSALALDVVEQTAGGIPVIGVLKAGAELAARRTKSGRIGVIGTQATIGSNAYTCAIRDENDALEVFPKACPLFVPLAEEGFIDHPATRLVAEEYLSAFAGKEINTLVLGCTHYPILRKVIESIAGPEITIIDSAEAVAEKAGELLSARGILNQSAEKALPHLMVSDLPQKFRELYRLFMGTELPDVELVEM